The following are from one region of the Corylus avellana chromosome ca1, CavTom2PMs-1.0 genome:
- the LOC132167903 gene encoding uncharacterized protein LOC132167903, with the protein MRKMGVEKEGLKNGGGYVGNFLHLFDWTAKSRKKLFSSKSDLPEHSKQGKKSDGNLPRTRHHLIDEDETGAGSSIKGSSDYSCASSVTDEDGYGSRAPGVVARLMGLESLPTSNSSEPYSTPYFDTQSLHDAHYHRKDFDYHHDRQIMYSGNLLNKVEGPVRNIVESKPPKMLSRPIEKFQTETLPPKSAKSIPITHHKLLSPIKSPGFIPTKNAAHIMEAAAKIIESGPRAAAKAKLPLVGSSSVHLKVRDLKEKVEAAREVPMVGSSSISLKVRDLKEKVEGAHKTSRVAEASRRPVESTAAKHLNGQSMNKSWNGSIDTPDIEEGSSGLTSKTKSISLAIQAKVNVQRREGINSSASRSLARQKEQSEVNISQPFKSQPTIHKNLHRKSSMHNASGVLRQNNQKQNCLMDKDKLPSKPSGSNLQSRKVLSGDSSFGRHKSSNKSTGSSKLGSRKLGLEAADGDKEAYSSSKNFSRKKRTIDRDFHFEKNQNADNVLKNKNQKPVQSKPVMDRDFSWAQDSRKKGIDVVSFTFTAPLTRSMPGSDTSCQVAHKNNGNCMDHRGKRVLLESDSMRLSSLGYNVIGADSLSTLLEQKLRELTYGVASSPCDSLKVGSASSSLSIFQDPVPHVDAVSSKPMLHEKRDQYEFVTDKFGGYESDLSSTNPSAFRWKNKFQGADEMDECSSNHTDAGPLPNCRHPSPISILEPSFSTESCDSSVTTDSYSVEGSKLCSSVQAQEVLGLSSSKKSHSVEADTDLSDSASSTSTGAVVEKYATRSILRGLVRSTKWEIEYVKEILCNVELMFKDFSLGRAREIINPHLFDQLESRKIQWETDSGESRLRRKVLFDCVSECLDLRSGRFVGGGYGAWVKGVAMVRRKEWLAEEVYKEICGWRGLGDCMVDELVDKDMSSQHGRWLDFQLDAFALGVEVEGEIFNSLVEEVLADIWQL; encoded by the exons ATGAGAAAAATGGGAGTGGAGAAAGAAGGTTTAAAAAATGGAGGAGGTTATGTAGGCAATTTCTTACACCTATTTGACTGGACTGCCAAATCTCGAAAGAAGTTATTCTCAAGCAAGTCAGATTTACCTG AGCATTCCAAACAAGGAAAGAAGAGCGACGGGAACTTGCCAAGGACACGTCACCATCTG ATAGATGAAGATGAAACTGGAGCAGGCTCAAGTATCAAAGGAAGTAGTGACTATAGTTGTGCTTCATCAGTCACAGATGAAGATGGATATGGAAGTAGGGCCCCTGGGGTAGTCGCCAGGCTCATGGGATTAGAATCCTTACCCACATCCAACTCTTCTGAGCCCTACTCTACCCCTTATTTTGACACTCAGTCTCTTCATGATGCTCATTATCACAGGAAAGATTTTGATTATCATCATGATCGTCAAATCATGTATTCTGGAAATCTGCTGAATAAGGTAGAGGGCCCTGTGCGGAACATTGTGGAGTCAAAACCCCCAAAGATGCTAAGCAGACCAATTGAGAAGTTCCAAACTGAAACTTTACCTCCTAAATCAGCTAAATCAATTCCAATTACACACCATAAACTTTTGTCCCCTATCAAGAGTCCTGGCTTCATTCCCACAAAGAATGCTGCTCACATAATGGAAGCAGCTGCGAAAATTATTGAGTCTGGACCCCGAGCTGCTGCCAAGGCCAAATTGCCTCTGGTAGGTTCTTCGTCAGTACACTTGAAAGTTCGGGATCTCAAAGAAAAAGTGGAGGCTGCGCGGGAAGTGCCTATGGTTGGGTCTTCTTCCATAAGCCTGAAAGTTCGAGACCTAAAAGAGAAAGTTGAAGGTGCTCATAAAACTTCCAGGGTTGCTGAAGCGTCTCGAAGGCCAGTTGAGTCTACTGCTGCCAAGCATCTTAACGGACAGTCTATGAACAAAAGCTGGAATGGATCCATAGATACTCCTGACATAGAAGAAGGCTCCTCTGGTTTAACGAGTAAGACAAAGTCCATTTCACTTGCAATCCAAGCAAAGGTCAATGTCCAGAGAAGGGAAGGGATAAATTCAAGTGCCAGCAGAAGTTTGGCTAGACAGAAAGAGCAGAGTGAGGTTAACATAAGCCAGCCCTTCAAGAGCCAGCCAACTATTCATAAGAATTTGCATAGGAAATCTTCTATGCATAATGCCTCTGGAGTTTTAAGGCAGAATAATCAGAAACAAAATTGCCTTATGGACAAAGACAAATTGCCTTCAAAGCCTTCTGGTTCGAACTTGCAGAGTAGAAAAGTGCTGTCTGGTGATTCATCCTTTGGGCGTCACAAAAGCTCAAATAAGTCCACTGGGAGCTCCAAACTTGGATCCAGGAAGCTGGGCTTAGAGGCAGCAGATGGTGATAAGGAAGCATATTCTAGTTCAAAGAATTTTTCTAGGAAGAAACGAACAATAGATAGGGACTTTCACTTTGAGAAAAATCAGAATGCTGATAAtgtgttgaaaaacaaaaatcagaagCCAGTTCAATCTAAACCAGTTATGGACAGGGACTTTAGTTGGGCTCAGGATAGCAGAAAGAAAGGCATCGATGTTGTTTCTTTTACATTCACAGCGCCACTGACACGATCAATGCCTGGTTCTGACACCTCTTGTCAGGTTGCACATAAAAATAATGGTAATTGCATGGATCACCGAGGTAAAAGAGTGTTGCTTGAGTCAGATAGTATGAGATTATCGTCACTGGGATACAATGTGATAGGGGCTGATTCTTTGAGTACGCTTTTGGAGCAAAAATTAAGGGAATTAACTTATGGTGTTGCGTCTTCTCCCTGTGACTCCTTGAAAGTGGGGTCAGCTTCTAGTTCGCTGTCGATTTTTCAAGATCCAGTACCCCATGTCGATGCAGTTAGCTCCAAGCCAATGTTACATGAGAAGAGAGACCAATATGAATTTGTTACAGATAAATTTGGTGGCTATGAATCTGACTTGTCCTCCACTAATCCATCTGCCTTCAGATGGAAAAACAAGTTTCAG GGAGCCGATGAGATGGATGAATGTAGCAGCAATCACACTGACGCTGGACCATTGCCCAATTGCCGACATCCTAGTCCAATCTCTATTCTAGAGCCTTCCTTTTCGACTGAAAGTTGTGACTCTTCAGTTACTACCGATAGTTACAGTGTGGAAG GAAGCAAGTTGTGTTCATCTGTTCAAGCTCAGGAAGTTCTTGGTTTGAGTTCTTCAAAGAAGTCCCATTCAGTAGAAGCTGATACAGACTTATCAGATTCGGCTTCTTCCACATCAACTGGAGCAGTGGTGGAAAAATATGCCACCAGGTCAATTTTGAGAGGTCTTGTGAGATCGACCAAGTGGGAAATAGAATATGTGAAGGAGATACTTTGTAATGTGGAATTAATGTTTAAGGACTTCTCATTAGGTCGAGCCCGTGAGATCATAAACCCTCATCTCTTCGATCAGTTGGAAAGTCGAAAAATACAATGGGAAACTGATAGTGGCGAGTCTAGGCTAAGGCGGAAGGTATTATTCGATTGTGTGAGCGAATGCCTGGACTTGAGAAGCGGACGATTTGTGGGTGGGGGATATGGAGCATGGGTGAAAGGGGTAGCAATGGTGAGAAGAAAGGAGTGGTTAGCAGAAGAAGTGTACAAGGAAATTTGTGGTTGGAGAGGGTTGGGGGATTGTATGGTTGATGAGCTTGTAGATAAAGACATGAGCAGCCAGCATGGAAGATGGCTGGACTTCCAATTAGATGCATTTGCATTGGGGGTAGAGGTTGAGGGTGAAATATTCAATTCTTTGGTTGAGGAGGTGCTTGCTGATATCTGGCAGCTTTAA